One part of the Vicia villosa cultivar HV-30 ecotype Madison, WI linkage group LG6, Vvil1.0, whole genome shotgun sequence genome encodes these proteins:
- the LOC131609762 gene encoding RGG repeats nuclear RNA binding protein A-like — translation MATANPFDLLGDDVEDPSQLIITEQLKAAAAPTKKGADKDQGKRAQPNKPAQLPSKPAPPAQAVRESRNEGGRGGRGGQGGGRGFSGGRGGGRGRGFGRDFSSNEENSFPASRAPDSQGALEGDKFSERRGFGGPRPAYRGGRRGGFSNGEGGEEGRPRRAFERHSGTGRGSEFKRDGAGRGNWGTETDEVAQVTDEVANEAEKNLGDEKPAAENDVAEGNKDSAANEAEEKEPEDKEMTLEEYEKLLEEKRKALQALKTEERKVDTKEFETMQALSCKKDNFEIFAKLGSDKDKRKEAFDKEEKAKKSVSINEFLKPAEGEGYYNQGGRGGRGRSRGTRGGFGGFRGNSTSNVPAPSIEDPGHFPTLGGK, via the exons ATGGCCACTGCGAATCCGTTTGATTTGCTCGGTGATGATGTTGAGGACCCTTCTCAGCTTATCATAACCGAACAGCTCAAAGCAGCGGCGGCGCCGACTAAGAAAGGTGCCGACAAGGACCAGGGAAAGCGTGCTCAGCCGAATAAGCCTGCTCAGTTGCCTTCTAAGCCGGCTCCTCCCGCTCAAGCTG TGAGGGAATCCAGGAATGAAGGAGGCCGTGGAGGCCGTGGTGGACAAGGAGGTGGTCGTGGATTCAGTGGTGGACGTGGCGGCGGCCGTGGTCGTGGTTTTGGTCGTGACTTCTCTTCAAATGAGGAGAACTCATTCCCTGCTTCCAGAGCTCCTGATAGTCAGGGTGCTCTTGAAGGAGATAAGTTTTCTGAGAGACGTGGCTTTGGAGGACCACGACCTGCCTATCGCGGAGGTCGTCGTGGAGGTTTCAGCAATGGAGAAGGTGGTGAAGAAGGAAGACCTCGAAGGGCATTTGAACGCCATAGTGGCACTGGGAGAGG AAGCGAATTCAAACGTGATGGTGCTGGACGTGGTAACTGGGGGACAGAAACTGATGAAGTTGCCCA GGTAACTGATGAAGTTGCTAATGAAGCTGAAAAGAATTTGGGTGATGAGAAGCCTGCTGCTGAAAATGATGTTGCCGAGGGTAACAAGGATAGTGCTGCTAATGAAGCTGAAGAGAAAGAGCCTGAAGACAAG GAGATGACTCTGGAGGAATATGAGAAACTGCTGGAAGAGAAAAGAAAGGCTTTGCAAGCACTCAAGACTGAAGAAAGAAAGGTTGACACTAAAGAGTTTGAAACCATGCAGGCCCTATCTTGCAAGAAGGACAATTTTGAAATCTTTGCTAAATTG GGATCTGATAAGGATAAGCGCAAAGAGGCTTTTGACAAGGAGGAGAAAGCCAAAAAG TCTGTCAGCATCAATGAGTTTTTGAAGCCAGCTGAAGGCGAAGGTTATTATAACCAAGGTGGTCGTGGTGGTAGAGGCCGCAGCCGTGGTACAAGAGGAGGTTTTGGAGGTTTCCGTGGTAATTCGACAAGCAATGTACCTGCCCCATCCATTGAAGATCCTGGTCATTTCCCAACCTTGGGTGGCAAGTGA